Proteins encoded within one genomic window of Bradyrhizobium sp. CB1717:
- a CDS encoding TrbI/VirB10 family protein, with protein sequence MSSLSGNDHEQSVPSATQEDPSGSFRLRAEQPRVTRLSRKVLAGGTAVVLFVIGGTVLWSLASNRHRNQATDEVYSTDHHNVADGITALPKDYAGVPRQAVPQLGPPLPGDLGRPILAAQGQSPTNGADPDQQRRDQETEAARISHLFASTNGREVRPPAAAAVGGDRVALPNATGTGDDGSAQNGRDRKLAFVNATVDRRTVSPDRVTRPASPYLVQAGTVIPGALITGIRSDLPGEITAQVTENVYDTPTGRFLLVPQGARLIGIYDSQVTFGQSRVLLVWTRLIMPNGRSIVLERQPGADTAGYAGLEDQVDNHWGELFKAAALSTFLAVGTELGAGSDTNSNDSAIIQALRHGASDSLNQTGQQVVRRSLNIQPTLTVRPGFPVRVLVNRDLILTPYRG encoded by the coding sequence ATGAGCAGCTTGAGTGGAAACGATCACGAGCAATCCGTCCCATCAGCGACACAAGAGGATCCGTCCGGAAGCTTCCGCCTGAGAGCAGAGCAACCGCGAGTAACCCGGTTGTCGCGGAAAGTTCTCGCCGGAGGGACTGCTGTCGTGTTGTTCGTCATCGGTGGAACCGTGTTGTGGTCGCTAGCGAGCAACCGCCATCGAAATCAGGCGACCGATGAGGTTTACAGCACCGATCACCACAATGTTGCCGACGGCATAACGGCGCTGCCCAAAGACTACGCTGGCGTTCCGCGCCAGGCAGTCCCGCAGCTTGGCCCGCCGCTACCCGGGGATCTCGGTCGACCGATTCTTGCAGCCCAAGGCCAGTCGCCGACGAACGGCGCTGATCCGGACCAGCAGCGCCGGGATCAAGAGACCGAAGCAGCCCGCATCAGCCATCTGTTCGCTTCGACCAATGGGAGAGAAGTGCGTCCGCCCGCCGCGGCGGCTGTTGGAGGCGACCGCGTCGCGCTACCGAACGCAACGGGCACGGGCGACGATGGATCTGCGCAGAACGGACGGGACCGAAAGCTTGCCTTCGTGAACGCCACCGTGGACCGTCGCACGGTCAGCCCTGACCGCGTCACCAGGCCCGCTTCACCATATCTCGTGCAGGCTGGGACGGTTATTCCGGGAGCCCTGATCACCGGAATCCGATCGGACCTGCCAGGCGAAATTACGGCGCAGGTAACCGAGAATGTCTATGACACGCCGACCGGCCGCTTTCTGCTTGTGCCCCAGGGAGCGCGTCTGATCGGGATCTACGATAGCCAGGTCACTTTCGGCCAGTCGCGCGTGCTGCTCGTCTGGACCCGGCTGATCATGCCGAATGGACGGTCTATCGTTCTCGAGCGGCAGCCTGGCGCTGACACCGCAGGTTACGCGGGCCTTGAAGACCAAGTCGACAACCACTGGGGAGAGCTGTTCAAGGCCGCGGCTCTATCGACGTTTCTGGCGGTCGGCACCGAACTTGGGGCCGGCTCGGACACCAACAGCAACGACAGCGCCATCATCCAGGCATTGCGACACGGCGCCTCGGATTCACTGAACCAGACCGGGCAGCAGGTCGTCCGTAGAAGCCTCAACATCCAGCCGACTCTAACCGTACGACCTGGTTTCCCGGTTCGTGTTCTTGTCAATCGTGATCTGATACTTACCCCATATAGAGGGTGA
- a CDS encoding DUF2274 domain-containing protein: MPKLKIGELPDDKPVKVTAELPAAVHRDLIAYAEVLTRQGGQVVDPTKLIAPMLARFMATDRGFSKLKREAHIPAAGEGQ; this comes from the coding sequence ATGCCCAAACTTAAAATAGGAGAGCTTCCAGACGACAAGCCGGTCAAAGTGACTGCGGAGCTGCCCGCCGCCGTGCATCGTGATCTCATCGCCTATGCAGAAGTGCTTACGCGTCAGGGTGGTCAAGTGGTCGATCCGACTAAACTCATCGCCCCCATGTTGGCGCGCTTTATGGCCACTGACCGAGGATTTTCTAAACTGAAACGTGAAGCCCACATACCGGCCGCCGGTGAAGGACAGTGA
- a CDS encoding TauD/TfdA family dioxygenase, producing MSTNALVGGVIPRTDVVKRAARIGAEVKNIKLSGDLPDHTIAAINSLLLEHKVIFFRNQGHLNDAEHERFAARLGKLVPHPMLGATKGMASLLELDSTRGGGRADVWHADGTFADAYPKILVLRAVVMPTFGGDTVWSNTAAAYLGLPPPLQRLAEGLWAVHSNVFDYAGIARVREVDKKHFEEVFTRTVFETEHPVVRVHPETGERTLVLGALVKHFIGIRKYDGQKLFDLLQSHITAPENTVRWNWLEGDIALWDNRATQHYAVNDYGDQHRVVRRATIEGDVPLSVDGRSSVTRLKVTE from the coding sequence ATGAGCACAAACGCTTTGGTCGGAGGCGTCATTCCGAGGACCGATGTTGTGAAACGTGCAGCGCGCATCGGTGCCGAAGTCAAGAATATCAAGCTATCAGGCGACCTACCGGATCACACGATCGCCGCGATCAACAGCTTATTGCTCGAGCACAAGGTGATCTTCTTCCGCAATCAAGGACATCTGAATGACGCCGAGCATGAGCGCTTTGCCGCTCGTCTCGGAAAGCTAGTGCCACATCCGATGCTCGGTGCCACCAAGGGGATGGCGTCGCTCCTCGAACTCGACTCCACTCGCGGCGGCGGTCGCGCCGACGTTTGGCATGCGGATGGGACCTTCGCCGACGCCTATCCAAAGATTCTGGTCCTGCGGGCCGTTGTAATGCCAACGTTCGGAGGCGACACCGTGTGGTCGAACACAGCTGCCGCTTATCTTGGTTTGCCCCCGCCGCTACAACGGCTTGCCGAGGGCCTATGGGCCGTTCACAGCAACGTCTTCGATTACGCCGGGATCGCGCGCGTGCGCGAGGTCGACAAGAAGCATTTTGAGGAGGTGTTCACCAGAACGGTTTTTGAGACCGAGCATCCCGTCGTACGCGTCCATCCCGAAACAGGCGAGCGGACGCTAGTGCTCGGCGCCTTGGTGAAGCACTTTATTGGCATCCGCAAATACGACGGACAAAAGCTGTTCGATCTGCTCCAGTCCCACATCACCGCGCCCGAAAACACTGTGCGCTGGAATTGGCTAGAGGGCGATATTGCGCTGTGGGATAACCGCGCAACGCAGCATTACGCGGTCAACGATTACGGGGACCAGCATCGCGTCGTACGTCGGGCCACGATCGAGGGTGACGTGCCTCTCAGTGTCGATGGCCGGAGCAGTGTAACGCGACTGAAGGTGACCGAATAA
- a CDS encoding FMN-binding negative transcriptional regulator has protein sequence MYIPTHFRDDDIENIRATIRCARLATLVTATLDGPLATPLPLFLDESEGEHGTLYGHLAKGNPQWRTAPIGEALAIFTGAEAYVTPSWYPSKRQAEHVVPTWNYIAVHAHGPIEFFDDPTRLLEVVTRLTNIHETSRATPWAVSDAPADFVAAQLREIVGVRIPITMVEGKRKMSQNRPAPDRIAIAAGLAASKLPRDQEVAALILVQD, from the coding sequence ATGTACATACCAACCCACTTTCGAGATGACGACATCGAGAACATTCGAGCGACAATCCGCTGCGCCCGATTGGCCACCCTAGTCACAGCGACATTAGATGGGCCACTTGCGACGCCTCTTCCGCTCTTCCTCGATGAGAGCGAAGGCGAACACGGCACGTTATACGGGCATCTGGCGAAGGGCAATCCGCAATGGCGCACGGCCCCGATCGGAGAAGCTCTGGCGATCTTTACTGGCGCAGAGGCTTATGTGACGCCATCCTGGTATCCCAGCAAGCGACAAGCTGAACATGTGGTGCCGACATGGAATTACATCGCGGTCCACGCCCATGGGCCGATTGAGTTCTTCGACGATCCCACTCGCCTGCTTGAGGTTGTGACACGTCTGACGAATATCCATGAGACGTCACGTGCGACGCCCTGGGCCGTCAGCGATGCTCCCGCGGATTTCGTCGCCGCCCAGTTGCGTGAAATCGTCGGCGTGCGCATCCCGATCACCATGGTCGAAGGCAAACGCAAGATGAGCCAAAACCGCCCCGCGCCTGATCGCATTGCTATCGCCGCCGGCTTAGCGGCGAGCAAACTACCACGGGACCAGGAAGTTGCAGCTCTTATCTTGGTTCAGGACTGA
- a CDS encoding cytochrome P450 — MSEQPLPMLPMWRVDHIEPSPEMLALRANGPIPRVRFPSGHEGWWVTGYDEAKAALSDAAFRPAGMPPTAFTPDSVILGSPGWLVSHQGEHVRLRTLVAPAFSSRRVKLLAPHVETIAAQLFEDLAAQRQPADLRRHLSFPLPAMVISALMGLLYEDHAFFARLSDEVMTHQHESGPRTASRLAWEELRAYIRDKMRDKRQDPGDNLLTDLLAAVDQGKATEEEAIGLAAGMLVAGHESTVAQIECGLLAMFRHPQQRERLVGDPSLVDKAVEEILRMYPPGAGWDGIMRYPSTDVTIAGVHIPAESKVLVGLPATSFDPRHFDEPEIFDIGRQEKPHLAFSHGPHSCIGGELARLELKAVFGSIFQRFPALRLAVAPEQLKLRKEIITGGLDEFPVFW; from the coding sequence GTGTCCGAACAACCCCTGCCGATGCTGCCGATGTGGCGCGTCGATCACATTGAGCCCTCGCCCGAGATGTTGGCGCTACGCGCCAACGGTCCGATCCCACGCGTGCGTTTCCCGTCCGGGCACGAAGGCTGGTGGGTGACAGGCTACGACGAGGCCAAGGCGGCGCTGTCCGATGCGGCGTTCCGGCCGGCGGGAATGCCGCCGACGGCGTTCACCCCCGATTCGGTAATTCTCGGCTCGCCGGGGTGGCTCGTCTCGCACCAGGGCGAGCATGTCCGGTTACGCACGCTCGTCGCGCCGGCCTTCAGCAGCCGCAGGGTGAAGCTGCTGGCGCCGCATGTCGAGACGATCGCTGCGCAGTTGTTCGAGGATCTGGCGGCCCAGCGCCAGCCCGCCGACTTGCGGCGCCACCTCTCGTTTCCGCTTCCGGCCATGGTCATCAGCGCCCTGATGGGCCTGCTCTACGAGGATCACGCCTTTTTCGCTCGGCTGTCCGACGAGGTGATGACGCACCAGCATGAAAGTGGCCCGCGCACCGCGTCACGCTTGGCCTGGGAAGAACTGCGCGCCTACATTCGCGACAAGATGCGGGACAAGCGCCAGGATCCGGGCGACAACCTGCTGACGGATCTGCTCGCGGCGGTCGACCAGGGCAAGGCGACCGAGGAAGAAGCGATCGGCCTGGCGGCGGGCATGCTGGTGGCGGGGCACGAGAGCACCGTCGCGCAGATTGAATGCGGCCTGCTGGCCATGTTCCGCCATCCGCAACAGCGCGAACGCCTGGTCGGCGATCCATCCCTGGTGGACAAGGCGGTGGAGGAAATCCTGCGCATGTACCCGCCGGGCGCGGGCTGGGATGGCATCATGCGCTATCCGAGCACCGACGTGACCATCGCGGGCGTGCATATTCCCGCGGAGAGCAAGGTGCTGGTCGGCCTGCCGGCTACGTCGTTCGATCCGCGCCATTTCGACGAGCCGGAAATCTTCGACATAGGACGCCAGGAAAAGCCGCACCTGGCGTTCTCCCACGGGCCGCACTCCTGCATCGGCGGGGAGCTGGCCAGGCTGGAACTCAAGGCGGTGTTCGGTTCGATCTTCCAGCGCTTTCCCGCGCTGCGCCTGGCCGTCGCGCCCGAACAATTGAAGTTGCGCAAGGAGATCATCACTGGCGGGCTCGATGAGTTCCCGGTTTTCTGGTGA
- a CDS encoding ferredoxin produces the protein MRVVVDQDLCGTSGQCVLTLPGTFRQREPDGVAEVCGATIPQALHVAVRLAASQCPVAAIRVIRSEAGGDERASADSAPSPAEAERHAARDQRNPGGHHGTV, from the coding sequence ATGCGCGTCGTGGTCGACCAAGATCTGTGCGGGACCAGCGGACAGTGCGTGCTGACGCTACCGGGTACTTTTCGCCAGCGCGAACCGGACGGCGTCGCCGAAGTGTGCGGGGCGACAATCCCGCAGGCGCTGCACGTCGCCGTGCGGCTCGCAGCCAGCCAGTGCCCGGTCGCCGCCATTCGCGTCATCAGAAGCGAAGCTGGCGGTGACGAGCGCGCCAGCGCCGACAGTGCGCCTTCTCCGGCGGAGGCGGAGCGGCATGCCGCGCGAGATCAACGCAATCCAGGAGGGCACCATGGGACGGTTTGA
- a CDS encoding SDR family oxidoreductase, with protein MGRFEGKVAVVTGAGAGIGKACALAIAREGGRVVVADIDGSAASACTAQIAAEAGRALALAIDIAEAQAVAALFDTAERHFSAVDLLVNNAGAMHLTPRDRAILDLDLAVWDETMATNLRGTLLCCRQAIPGMIARGGGAIVNMSSCQGLSGDIALTSYAASKAAMNMLSASLATQYGHAQIRCNAVAPGLIMTERLLAKLDECMQRHLRRHQLLPRVGRPEDVAALVAFLLSDDAAFITGQVVCIDGGMLAHVPTYADGGNSRAARPSGETAEAAASPRC; from the coding sequence ATGGGACGGTTTGAAGGCAAGGTAGCCGTGGTGACCGGCGCCGGCGCCGGGATCGGCAAGGCATGCGCCCTCGCCATCGCGCGCGAGGGCGGCAGAGTGGTGGTCGCCGACATCGATGGCTCGGCGGCCTCGGCGTGCACCGCGCAAATCGCGGCCGAGGCGGGTCGCGCGCTCGCCCTGGCCATCGACATCGCCGAGGCGCAGGCTGTGGCAGCGCTGTTCGATACGGCGGAGCGGCACTTCAGTGCGGTCGATCTCTTGGTGAACAACGCGGGCGCCATGCATCTGACTCCGCGCGACCGCGCGATCCTCGACCTGGACCTGGCGGTCTGGGATGAGACCATGGCAACCAATCTGCGCGGCACATTGCTCTGCTGCCGGCAGGCCATCCCAGGGATGATCGCCCGCGGCGGTGGCGCGATCGTCAACATGTCGTCTTGCCAGGGGCTCAGCGGTGACATTGCGCTGACGTCCTACGCCGCATCGAAGGCGGCGATGAACATGCTATCGGCCTCGCTCGCCACCCAGTACGGTCATGCGCAGATCCGCTGCAACGCGGTTGCGCCGGGTCTCATCATGACCGAGCGTCTCCTGGCCAAGCTCGACGAGTGCATGCAACGGCATCTGCGCCGGCACCAGCTCCTGCCGCGCGTCGGCCGCCCCGAGGACGTGGCCGCGCTGGTGGCGTTCCTGCTCTCCGACGATGCTGCGTTCATCACCGGACAAGTGGTGTGCATCGACGGCGGCATGCTGGCGCATGTGCCGACGTACGCCGACGGTGGGAACAGCCGCGCCGCGCGGCCTTCCGGCGAGACCGCCGAAGCGGCTGCGTCGCCGCGCTGCTGA
- a CDS encoding cytochrome P450, with translation MDMLLNPLNRRDRLRHDIPVVPGAFPLVGHLPAIVCDLPRLLRRAERTLGSHFWLDFGPAGHMVTCLDPDAIALLRHKDVSSALIEDIAPELFGGTLVAQDGGAHRQARGAIQAAFLPKGLTQAGVGELFAPVIRARVQRWRDRGDVTILRETGDLMLKLIFSLMGIPAEDLPEWRRKYRQLLQLIVAPPVDLPGLPLRRGRAARDWIDARLREFVRDAREHAARTGLINDMVSAFDRSDDALCDEVLVANIRLLLLGGHDTTASTMAWMVIELARQPGLWDALVEEAQRVGAVPTRHADLAECPVAEALFRETLRMHPPTPLLVRRAVRELRLGQRRIPAGTDLCIPLLHFSTSALLHEAPHQFRLARWLERTEPIRPADMLQFGTGQHVCIGYHLACLELVQFCIALALTMHKGGARPRLLSGVEKGRRYYPTAHPSMTMRIGFS, from the coding sequence ATGGACATGCTGCTCAACCCGCTGAACCGCCGAGATCGGCTGCGGCACGACATCCCGGTCGTGCCCGGCGCTTTCCCCTTGGTCGGGCATCTTCCCGCCATCGTCTGCGACCTGCCGCGCCTGCTGCGGCGCGCGGAACGGACGCTGGGCAGCCACTTCTGGCTGGACTTCGGCCCTGCCGGACACATGGTGACCTGTCTGGATCCGGATGCGATCGCACTGCTCCGGCACAAGGACGTGTCCTCGGCGCTGATCGAAGATATCGCGCCCGAATTGTTTGGCGGAACGTTGGTCGCCCAGGACGGCGGCGCGCACCGGCAGGCGCGCGGTGCGATCCAGGCGGCGTTCCTGCCCAAGGGGCTGACCCAGGCCGGCGTCGGCGAGCTGTTCGCGCCCGTCATCCGGGCGCGGGTGCAGAGGTGGCGCGACCGCGGCGACGTAACCATCCTGCGCGAAACCGGCGATCTGATGCTCAAGCTCATCTTCAGCCTCATGGGAATCCCCGCGGAGGACCTGCCGGAATGGCGTCGCAAGTACCGGCAACTGCTGCAGTTGATCGTCGCGCCCCCGGTCGACCTGCCCGGACTGCCCTTGCGGCGCGGTCGCGCCGCCCGCGACTGGATCGATGCGCGGTTGCGCGAGTTCGTTCGCGACGCGCGCGAACATGCCGCGCGCACCGGGTTGATCAACGACATGGTGAGCGCCTTCGATCGCAGCGACGATGCGCTCTGCGATGAGGTCCTCGTCGCCAATATCCGCTTGCTGCTGCTTGGTGGTCACGACACCACCGCCTCAACGATGGCCTGGATGGTGATCGAGCTGGCGCGGCAGCCTGGGCTGTGGGACGCTCTGGTCGAGGAGGCGCAACGCGTGGGCGCGGTGCCGACGCGGCACGCCGACTTGGCGGAGTGTCCGGTCGCCGAGGCGCTGTTCCGCGAGACGCTGCGCATGCATCCGCCGACGCCGCTCCTGGTGCGTCGCGCAGTGCGTGAATTGCGACTCGGCCAACGGCGCATTCCCGCGGGCACCGATCTGTGCATCCCGCTGCTGCATTTCTCGACCTCGGCGCTGCTGCACGAGGCGCCTCATCAGTTTCGCCTGGCGCGGTGGCTGGAACGCACCGAGCCGATCCGGCCGGCGGACATGCTGCAGTTCGGTACCGGTCAACACGTCTGCATCGGTTACCACCTGGCATGTCTGGAACTGGTGCAGTTCTGCATCGCCTTAGCACTGACGATGCACAAGGGCGGGGCGCGGCCGCGGTTGCTGAGCGGCGTCGAAAAAGGCCGGCGCTATTACCCGACCGCACATCCGTCCATGACTATGCGCATCGGATTCTCATGA
- a CDS encoding polyprenyl synthetase family protein: MQTGSTPHDDRAGNSALGRLGAQAGGASGRLLPEIWMHEGANRVEQVLARLLCAEHDGETELMAAMRYATLQGGKRTRALLCLAAGTLADAPAHMLDDVGAAIEMMHASTLVHDDLPAMDDDVLRRGLPTVHVKYGEATAILVGDALQAHAFLTLASLDAPGNNSIALVRELARAVSAHGAAGGQAMDLSLVGKHVELDRIVTMHRMKSGALVRASVRMGALCALAENAAHAALYCALDHYSACFGLALQVIDDILDVTADTATLGKTPGKDAAAQKPTCASIMGLQAARQFALDLLRDAGEAIAPLGPRAARLAQLLQRANGYLFKHAPCT, from the coding sequence ATGCAGACCGGTTCTACGCCACACGATGACAGAGCTGGTAATTCCGCGCTCGGCAGATTGGGCGCGCAGGCGGGCGGCGCATCCGGCAGGCTGCTGCCCGAGATCTGGATGCATGAGGGCGCAAACCGGGTCGAACAGGTGCTGGCGCGTCTTCTCTGCGCCGAACATGACGGTGAGACCGAGCTCATGGCGGCGATGCGCTACGCCACCTTGCAGGGCGGGAAGCGCACCCGCGCCTTGCTCTGTCTGGCTGCCGGCACGCTGGCCGACGCGCCGGCGCACATGCTCGATGACGTCGGCGCCGCCATCGAGATGATGCACGCCAGCACCCTGGTCCATGACGATCTGCCCGCGATGGACGACGACGTGCTTCGCCGCGGCCTTCCGACCGTGCACGTCAAGTACGGCGAAGCTACTGCGATCCTGGTCGGCGATGCGCTGCAGGCGCACGCCTTCCTCACTCTTGCGAGCCTGGATGCGCCTGGCAACAACAGTATCGCGCTCGTGCGCGAACTGGCGCGGGCGGTGTCAGCCCACGGTGCCGCAGGCGGGCAGGCCATGGATCTGTCTCTGGTGGGAAAGCACGTCGAGCTGGACAGGATCGTGACGATGCACCGGATGAAGAGCGGAGCGCTAGTGCGCGCGTCCGTTCGCATGGGCGCCCTATGCGCTCTCGCGGAGAATGCCGCGCACGCAGCGCTGTACTGTGCGCTCGATCACTACAGCGCCTGTTTCGGCCTGGCGTTGCAGGTGATCGACGACATTCTCGACGTGACAGCGGATACCGCGACGCTGGGCAAGACCCCTGGCAAGGACGCGGCGGCGCAGAAGCCGACCTGCGCGTCGATCATGGGACTTCAGGCAGCACGCCAGTTCGCGCTGGATCTGTTGCGCGATGCCGGGGAGGCCATCGCGCCGCTGGGGCCGCGTGCGGCACGATTGGCGCAACTCCTACAGCGGGCCAATGGGTATCTATTCAAGCACGCGCCATGCACATGA
- a CDS encoding LysR substrate-binding domain-containing protein: MLSNVPISAIRAFEAAARTGSFRDAANELHLTPSAVSHAIRKLEDTLCTVLFERSARSVRLTPAGENLMRHTGAAFDQLRRGLEEVAARGPQLVRVHSAPSFAAQWLAPRLAQFLAAYPKLEVRLAASTDYARFSNDDFDIDIVYGPPRAEGVEVVPLPEETVTPLCSPALAKSIRKPADLLDRTLIRSDVKQVQWHQWFTANGLEAPALHGMRFDRSFLAIATAAEGLGVALESTLLAERELASGRLVAPLAGRANDIRYVGHRLIYPRASRQRSAVRAFADWLVAQLAGKTAGSSH, translated from the coding sequence ATGCTGTCGAATGTCCCGATATCGGCAATTCGCGCCTTTGAAGCCGCCGCTCGCACGGGATCATTTCGCGATGCGGCGAATGAGCTTCACCTGACGCCGAGTGCCGTCAGTCATGCCATCCGCAAGCTGGAGGACACGCTTTGCACCGTCCTGTTCGAGCGCAGTGCGCGGTCCGTACGGCTCACGCCGGCTGGCGAAAATCTGATGCGCCACACGGGAGCGGCCTTCGATCAGCTTCGCCGTGGCCTTGAGGAAGTCGCTGCGCGCGGACCGCAATTGGTGCGCGTCCACTCCGCGCCAAGCTTTGCCGCGCAATGGCTGGCGCCGCGGCTTGCACAGTTTCTCGCCGCTTATCCGAAGCTCGAAGTCCGCCTGGCTGCGAGTACGGACTACGCGCGCTTCAGCAACGATGATTTTGATATCGACATCGTCTACGGTCCGCCGCGCGCCGAGGGCGTCGAGGTGGTTCCTCTCCCGGAGGAGACGGTCACTCCGCTCTGCTCGCCTGCCCTTGCAAAATCGATCAGGAAGCCCGCCGATCTCCTCGATCGCACGTTGATCCGCTCCGACGTGAAGCAGGTTCAGTGGCACCAATGGTTCACCGCCAACGGATTGGAGGCCCCTGCACTCCACGGCATGAGGTTCGATCGCAGCTTTCTCGCGATTGCGACAGCCGCGGAGGGATTGGGAGTAGCGTTGGAATCAACGCTTCTGGCCGAACGCGAACTGGCGAGCGGGCGATTAGTTGCGCCACTGGCAGGACGCGCCAACGATATCCGCTACGTCGGCCATCGTCTGATCTACCCCCGCGCCAGCCGACAGAGATCTGCGGTACGAGCCTTTGCAGATTGGCTCGTGGCGCAACTCGCTGGCAAGACCGCAGGTTCCTCGCACTAA
- a CDS encoding glucose 1-dehydrogenase — protein sequence MLLSGKTAIISGAASPRGIGLATARRFAAEGARVAILDIDASAAGDAAASLGKSHIGLRCDVADKSSCQQAVARVIESFGSIDILINNAGITQPVKLLEITAADWDRIQDVNLKGVLFLSQAVIPHMRARKSGSIACMSSVSAQRGGGIFGGPHYSAAKAGVLGLAKAMAREFGPDGIRVNCVTPGLIGTDITAGKLTDEMRAKILEGIPLNRLGTADDVAGIYTFLASDLSAYVTGAVIDVNGGMLIH from the coding sequence ATGCTGCTCAGCGGTAAGACGGCCATCATTTCGGGCGCGGCATCGCCGCGCGGCATCGGGCTTGCCACCGCACGGCGGTTTGCCGCCGAGGGCGCTCGGGTCGCCATTCTCGACATTGACGCGAGCGCGGCGGGGGACGCCGCGGCATCGCTTGGCAAGTCCCACATTGGGCTGCGATGCGATGTCGCCGACAAATCATCCTGCCAGCAGGCCGTCGCTCGCGTTATCGAATCCTTCGGAAGCATCGATATTCTCATCAACAACGCCGGCATCACCCAGCCGGTGAAGCTCCTGGAAATTACGGCGGCGGATTGGGATCGCATCCAAGACGTTAATCTGAAAGGGGTTCTGTTCCTCTCCCAGGCCGTGATCCCGCACATGCGCGCACGGAAGTCCGGATCGATCGCATGCATGTCGTCGGTCTCGGCTCAGCGGGGCGGCGGCATTTTTGGCGGTCCGCATTATTCGGCGGCGAAGGCCGGCGTGCTGGGGCTCGCCAAGGCGATGGCCCGCGAGTTCGGCCCGGATGGCATCCGCGTCAACTGCGTCACGCCCGGCCTGATCGGCACCGATATCACCGCCGGCAAGTTGACCGACGAGATGAGGGCGAAGATCCTGGAAGGCATTCCGCTCAATCGTCTCGGCACGGCAGACGACGTTGCCGGCATCTACACCTTCCTGGCGTCGGATCTCTCCGCCTACGTGACCGGTGCCGTGATCGACGTCAACGGCGGCATGCTTATCCACTGA
- a CDS encoding transketolase, which translates to METLTNTPKLADRAYNIRRNALRMGEVQGQGYIAQALDISDVLAVAYFHTMRYRPEDPSWEERDRFLLSNGHYAIALYAALIEAGIVPEEELETYGSDESRLPMSGMASYTPGMEMSGGSLGLGLSIAVGMGLGLKRKKSEARVYALFSDGELDEGSVWEAIQSAGHYKLDNLIGIVDVNNQQADGPSTQVMAFEPLVEKLQAFGWFVQRIDGNDLDTVVAAFDAAKSHPAPKPRMIVADTLMGKGVPFLEQREKNHFIRVEQHEWQLALAALEAGRQA; encoded by the coding sequence ATGGAAACGCTGACCAACACGCCCAAGCTGGCGGATCGCGCCTACAACATTCGCCGCAATGCGCTGCGCATGGGCGAGGTTCAGGGCCAGGGCTATATCGCACAGGCGCTGGACATCTCCGACGTGCTCGCCGTGGCATATTTTCACACGATGCGCTACCGCCCGGAAGATCCGTCATGGGAGGAGCGCGACCGTTTCCTGCTCTCCAACGGTCACTATGCCATTGCTCTCTACGCGGCTTTGATCGAGGCGGGGATCGTCCCCGAGGAAGAACTCGAAACCTATGGCAGCGACGAGAGCCGCCTGCCGATGTCGGGCATGGCCTCCTACACGCCCGGAATGGAAATGTCGGGCGGCTCGCTCGGGCTTGGGCTCAGCATCGCCGTCGGCATGGGCCTGGGGCTGAAGCGCAAGAAATCCGAGGCGCGGGTGTACGCGTTGTTCTCCGACGGCGAGCTCGACGAGGGCTCGGTCTGGGAAGCCATCCAGTCGGCGGGCCATTACAAGCTCGACAATCTGATCGGCATCGTCGACGTCAACAATCAGCAGGCGGACGGTCCTTCGACGCAGGTGATGGCGTTCGAGCCGCTAGTCGAGAAGCTTCAGGCTTTCGGCTGGTTCGTGCAGCGGATCGACGGCAACGATCTCGATACTGTGGTTGCCGCGTTCGATGCCGCCAAGTCTCATCCTGCGCCGAAGCCTCGGATGATTGTCGCCGACACGCTGATGGGCAAGGGCGTTCCCTTCCTGGAGCAGCGCGAGAAGAACCATTTCATCCGCGTCGAGCAGCACGAATGGCAGCTCGCGCTTGCCGCGCTGGAAGCCGGGAGGCAGGCATGA